The genomic DNA AGTAGTTCAAGACGCTGAATACTGCAGTAGCAGCAGAATGTCGTCAATTTCTTCTCTATTAAGACTATTAGCTCTAGCAGACACTGTCCATTTCCTAATGGGATTGCCTAAAAGTGAGACATTTGGCTCCTGCAACTTTTTTCCATCTTTAATAAAGTTTACATCGACATCGTTAATCTTCATCAGTTCTGGCGTTGTTACAGTTTTTTTGTCTTGCGGTTTAAGGTATACCTTTACTGGGGAAGCTAGAGTGAGTGTTTTATCAATCAAGAAATAGGGAAAATACTGCTCGGTCAACTCAAATTCAGTAGCTTGTGTTGCGCTAGATGAGTGTAGCAGTTGATGAAAAGCGGTTGGAAACTCATGTTTGAGGCTTACCAAGCGAAAAAGCCCAGGATCTTTAGCGTAACTAGTCAGAGTAGCAGCGATTTGTTTTTCAACGTCGATTCGGAATGTTACACTATCTTTCGCTGTGTAGCTGACGTGAATAATGACATCAGAGATGGTGTCGTAATTGAATTGACGAAGTGTTGAGGGCAATTCAAGTTTCCAAGCGCTAATTGCTCCAGCACCCTCAAAGGGGAGATAGCGCTCGTCGCGGAAGTTCAGTTCAAACATACCAGCATCGTTTTGAGCAGAACTAGCTGATATAGATGTGCCTTGTCCAACTTTTAGCTGATCGCCGTTCTTATCTAAGGAATTAGTATTAAGCTTGTTCGATGCACGTACCCAACTCTGTTGTAGCGTGAGTTTAGCGCTGACATTAGTATAGGGGCCTGTTACGCAAGGAATTGTAAGCCGTACTGATTTGATTAACCGTTTGAACTGCCCAGGATAAAACAGATCGAACATAATTTCAGGAATCTCGAAATTACAGCTTCCAGTTTGCTTAAGGTCTATTAGCGCAGAGGGAGACAGCAACGCCAAGGAGAATGACTGGGTAATCTCATAGTCTCGCTTGTGTTGTTCTAGATAAATTTTCTCCATGCGTTGCAGTTGCAGGAGCAACCGTTCACCTGCCAAGAGTCCAGCACGATCGAAATGCCAGTTGTCACCTGCAATAAAAATGGTGTCATCATCTCGCTCAAATTTGTAGGCATTTTCTGCCATTTTTGCCATGTCATGGGCGATGTTGTATGCTTCACGGTAAAGACGATTGAGGTTTGTGGAGAGGTAGTTATATAACCCCAAGCTGGTGAATTTATTCTTGTAAAAATCATGTAACTCTTCCACTTGCTCCATGTTTCTCTCATGGATTTTCAAGTCTTTCTCAGCAATTAGTTGTCTTACTTCAGCCGCCAATTGTTGCTGCTTAACTTGTTCCATTTCCTGTTGAGCAAGCAGCAATTGCTGTTTCCATTCCTGCTCACGCCGTTGAAAGGTAGCTTCTAAGCCTGCTGAAGTAGAAATTGCATCAGCGACTGATGCCATAGAACTGAACCAATCTGCCCACGCCTTCGTACTATCCCCTTGCTCTTTGCCACCAAACTTCATAGCAAATGGGCTACCCAACTGAGGTATTAAGTAGAAAATAGCAGCTAAGGTACGATTAATTCCCTCTTTTCTTTTATAAGTAGTTCCTGTCTGCTTAGAATCTTGCTGGGTAATCTCACAGCCTATCAATCCTTTGACAATCAAGTCCTGATAGTGGTTAACCCGATTTTGAACATTGATTTTGGTTTGAACCATTGCCTGATACTGGTACTGCGCTTCCCTTATTTGCTGCTTCTTAATGTCCTTGGTTAATTGCAAAACATTGCGCTCATGAACCGATCGCAGCAAGGTCAGTTCTTCTACATCTTTCTTCTCTAAAGCGCTTAGTAGAGCAGAGCCAAATGACTGCACTGTTTGAGTGAATTGCTTTGCCTTTTCAATGAGGTAGCTGAAACGGTAATGCGGAAGCGGTGAGTGAGGCGAAAATTCCTCCAGGCTTAACCCAGCGGCTTTTGCTCTAACCAAAAACATCGGCTCGATTTCAGGTTGGAACAGAGCTAATTGACGACGAATACCGCTGATATTCATGCAATTGCGGATTTTGAAGAGCCGATCTTCGACTCTGTCCCAATACCCAAGCAAATTATGATTAGGGGGGACACAGAAAACAGATATGCTCTGTTTAACTAGCTCTAACGCAGGATTCATGGGAATGGGTTTGGCAGTTTCCCATTTTTTTGCATCTTCTTCGAGATGTTTTGTCACAGTTGCGACGGTGCTGTAGCTTGCTAGTAGTGGTTGAGTTACTAAGATAGAGGCATTAGAAGTTGCCGTTGACAGGTTTTCTGAAGTGGTCGCCCCACTTCTAGACGCTACCAGTATATTTTCGTTTGCTCCAGCCACTAAGTCTCTCGCCAACTTAGCTTTGTCGATTTGAACAGCAACACGATCGCTGTAACTTGAATTATCTAATTCAACAAGAAACTCAGAGTCACCAATCCCCTTCGTACTAATTCTTTCATAAGTCCGAGTTCGGTCATCCTCAATCTTGCATTTGCCTAGTTTCGCAGGTCGTTTGCCCAATATGTCGTACGCCAAAACATAGAGCATTGTGGCTTCATTGATGGATTCCATTGTGTCTTGGGCGAATAGGTGATCTCCCCAATCCAATAGATTGTCAATGTATTTCATGACGATTGCTTTTTGGTAAGCGCTCAACCGGAGTCGGGCGATCGCATGAGGATTAAAAGGATCTTCATTGTATTGTGCGACCACTGCCTTGTCAGTCAAGATGTCCTTCATTTTCTGAATCGTCAGATTCCGAAACTCAAGGTATCGCCAGTTGCGATCGGTTGGTTTCTTGTCATCCGGGGATTCATTAGCCGTCGGATCAAAGATGCGCTCGTACCACCACTTGGCTTCTTTGAATTTGTGATTAGCGTTTAGATGGTTAGCGATGGTAAATGGAATATGTAAAAATAGTTCTTGATAATAGCTGCCATAAGCTCCTTTAAAGTTAATATGCTCTGGCTCATCTACCAACGACATCAATTCGAATGGATTTCTTGATTGAAACTCGAAAGGATTTTCAGCCTGTTTTTGAGTGTTGATAGACAGAAAAGTTTCTAGTCCTTCGACAAACAAAAGCTCACCTAACCTAGACGATAAAGATGTGCTGATCCTTATAAAATCTCTCCTAATTTGAAAAGATAGAATTTTTAGGTTGAGATAACGAATCAAGTACTGTTGATCATCAACTGTCCACACAAAATCACCCGGCTTATGACTAACAAGATGTAGATTTGAAGACAGTTGTTTTTCAGTGCTTCGGGCGATGGCTGTGCCTTGACTCTGATCATCAGCAATTAACTCATGATCCAAAGAAGCTTCATCGTAGAAATGAGTACCCCTATAAGTCAGCAACTCAACTGTTATTCCAAGCAAGAAAAGCTTTAGTAATTTGTCGTTAGGAACTCCAAGTTCTACAATTCTATCAGGGGGCTTTATGAGATTGTTGAACAAATCAACTCTCGCTCTGGCTGCCACTTTGTTGGAATTCGCTGAGAAATTAGGTTCATAGTATAGAAGATAAAGCTTATTATTGTTAACCGTTAAAAAGCATGATTTATTAGGTGAGATTTTTTTAGAAGCTTGGCCAAAGAATAAGTTCTTAACAGTCTCATCTTTTTCATTTATGGCTAGCCGCTGAACTGGCAACCATTTTTTACCCTCATTTTGGTATGAGAATAAAAACTCAGCACTATATTCAAATCCCTCTGATTTACTCGTTCCTTCCTGAATAGAAACAATTTCTTTTGATTTGATTTCTACCCAAAATAAGTATACTTTCCCTTGATGTACAACGGCTGAAACTCTATCAGAGTTAATTCCTAGCTCAATCTTTTCCCAAGGTGTCCAGACCTCGTTATTGATCCATTTACGGTAGTAATACTGGGGTGGGTCTTGTGATGTGCGACTAAAGAAGTAATAAGTTCTAGAAGCATCATGGTAGTAGCTTCCAGCAATGCGGAGGCGAGCTAGTTCAGCGAATTGCGAAACATACTTCTTGTAGGCAGTTTCTGCTGACTCTTGAGTGATTTTTTGTTGCAGCAGTTCGTCTTCCAATTCCTTGAAGATTGGCGTTTTATTATCTCTTAAGTCGGGTTCAATATAGTTTTCTGGATAGAGAAATACTTTTCGATTTGCCTCCCAAACTCGATAATTTTTGCGCCATTCCCACTGCTGGGCTGGAATTCTAGTCGGATCAACTTTGATATTAACAACTCTAGGATTTAAGAGAGGATCTGATTGTTCTAGATTTACCAAACAGCGGTGAATATACAACTGTAAACTGGAAATCGCACAAACTAAGCGAGAGGTGCGAAAACAGCCGCTCATTTCAACATCGAGCAGGAAAAAAGCATAGATATTGCGCAGATCTTGAAACTTGAGGTCTACTCGACGAGCAATGATGTAATTACAAAGAACATCCCGTTTTTTGACGTTGATTCTATCTTGGTAAGGCTCAAGTTTTTCTCGACGGACTTTCTCGTCATCATATTTTGAGCTAAATGAACCGAGAGCAACATCCCTCGCGGCAATTAGCTCATTGTAATTGGCATTCTTGGCAAGTGTTTGTAATGAGAAGCCGTTAATACCAAGAATTTGACACAACTTGAGACATTCCCAAAGATGACCCAACGCTTTGATAGAAACATTCGGTAAGCTGAGAGATTTGATCAGCGATTCAACCAGGCTTTTATCTTGTTTCCACAAATCAGCGAGTATAGCAGCGTCACTACCGTCACCAGTAGAAAAAGCTGTAGAGGTCATATAGTGATCCAAAACGGTCTGCACCTGTTGCTCTGCCTCGTCGCTGAGGGTGATTAAGTTCTTGTAGAAATCTAAACTCTGAACAGTGCCGAGCGTCAAATTTTTGAGATCAGCAATGCCTAGAGCAGACGCTGATTGCGTCAGGTAGGCAACCGTTTTCTCTTTAAACTTAAGATTGTCAAGCAGAAGCAGAACTCGCTCTATCTGCTGAACCAGCGTAAGCAATGAACTCACATCCGAAATTCTCTCCGGTATACGAACCCATTGGAGTATTTTTGTTAATTGATCTTGGGTAAGATTAAACAATATTGCCAGAGCGGTTCTGAGGGCTTCTGTCTTATTGGGTGCTGAAGATGCTTGAACCTCCTGCATGAGTTTTCCTGCAGCGCTAGAATCTACCCTAAATTTTACGGCTGTACTTTCTTCACCTATAAGGATAAACCGTAGTTCTGAAACTTTGAATGGGCAAGATTTCAGCCAATTTTCGACTTGTACCAGCTTATGAATTTGGGACAGAGTTTTGACTACATGCTGACTTGGCTCGAAGAGTAGACGAAGCACTGTAATGAAGTCCTCGATGCTTAATCTCAATGCTCTGGCAAGCCGGGCATGACGGTAAAGCAAGAAAATGTTACTTGGATTGAGAGTGCAATCTCCATTTTCATCAAACGGCATCTCATCCTTTAATAACTGAAATAGCAGGAGCAGTTCAGTTTCAGAAATTCCTAAACCGCCTAGTAAAACTGGGGTTCTTGGATCAACTACTGTGTCCCCAGAGTTCCTTTTATTAAGAGAGTAATGATGGAATGTTAAGGGCTCGGTACCCGTAACGCCAAATAGCTTTTGAGTATCGAATAGCCGCTCAAAGAAGTTGCGATCGCCTCGACTCACGACGGTTTGAGAAGCTGCCGTTGAAGTAGGCAGGTGATCCACCATGGAACAAAGTTCTTCAACGGTCAGATTCAAAGCTTCCTGAATATCAACGAGTTGAGCAAGCTCCAGAACGAGTTTTTGAGACAGCTCTGAGGACTGGATAGTGCCATTCGCCTGTTTAGGAGCTAGGATAGATAGAACCAGATCTAGTTCTGTAATACTCCAGGAGGTTCTCTTCCACAGGCGGATGAAGCGATGGGTGTAATCGAGCCGATCTACCGTTAGTTGCTTCAGCACTTCAGAAGTCTGCTGCAAATCACCCGTTTCATACTTCTGCTCAACAGTGATTTTGTTCAAGTCAGGGTTAAATCGTAGTGCCAGTAGCTCGTCTAACTGCGATCGACTGATGCCAGCTAACTGGATAAACTCCTGCACGTCAAAGTCAACTAGAGACTCTCGGTTATCAAAGCGGTATTTCACGTTTGCTGGATCGGGTTCTGTAATGACCTCAACCTCTTCTTGAGACAGATTAAGCCGCGATCGCCAAATTGTTAAATCTGATTGTTTCAGCGTTTTGTAAATTTGGTGTAGTGTGATCCCAAAGTGACTCAAATAGAGGCGCAGTTCCTCCAATGGTAGGTTGAAGGGTAGGGCAAAGGAGACATTTTCAGACTTCTGGCTAAATTGTCCAAAGACATCTTGGGATAGGGTGCGCTTGAGATAGTTCTCCAGCACCTCGTTGACGATGGTTAGATACGGAATGAGGGTATCTGTATTTTCGCAGCTAAGGGCAAGCGTCCATAGATCTGGACGGCGGTTCTTTAGGTACAGTGGATGGGTCGTTTGTTTTGTGTCAACAAACACAGGCTTTGAAACATGCTTCTCAATGAAGCTCATCAGGTCAACAAAGTATGCTGCTGGACTCAAAACAGAGCTACAGGCTTCACAGTCACAATAATTCTGCTTACCAAATAAGTTCTCAAAACCATCAACCTTTTGTAGGTCATTCACGATGGCAGGATCTAAATTTGCAACAGCAAAGTGTTTAAAGTTTCCCTGAACAATATCTCGAATCATCTCAACTTGATGTGAGATATACAGGGAGTTTTCCTGAGATTTGGCATAGGTCTGACGAGCTTTACCCAATGGCAAACCGCTGTTGTGAACAAAATTCTCCTCAGTGTCTGTAGCGATCGCCAATGTGGAGTCATATCCCCGGTTCAACAGCACCTGACTATCGGCAACGGTGTCTGTCAAGTTCAGCACCCGCTGATATGCCATAAGCTGTTTTCTGACCAAGGGTTGCTCAGTTTCTGAAATTCCTTCCCAGTCAATTCTGGTCGCTTGTAGATCCAGGAAGTTAACCAACCGGAGATCTAGGTTAGGATTGTTGGCATGGAACACATTGAGTAAATCAACACGGGTTGCGATCGCCTGTTTTTTCTGATCCAAATCGCTTGCTTTGTCATTGATTAGATCCGTAACGCCTAAATGCCTGTAATGGTTGGCGAAAGTTGTGAGCTTCTCCAGTTCAGTTTGCAAGGTTTGGCGCATTTCGGGGTCAACGCTCTGCCAGTCCATTTCAGCGGGAGTTCCCCCATCAATCAGCTTATCGTTATGATTCAGCAAACTGCTGAGCGAATCCAGGCGATTGAATTGAGTGTCTAACTGAGCATCAAGAATACGGTTAATTAGAACCTGTGATGGAAAAGTCTGCTCAATGTTGAATACAATCTTGTCTACATAGCTTTCGATCGTTTCACCCGCAGGCGCAGGAACTTGTGCACTAGTCACGAGTTGCTGCCAGTCTGCTTTTCTCCAGAAAGTGAAGTCAGTTGTTTTTAAGTTCTCAGTTTTCAGGGCACGCACGAGCGGCAGATTATCGTTCGTGAGTCTGCCCAATTCAATGGTTAGTTGCAGGTTGTTTTTAGTTTGCTCATTTAGCACTCCCTCAGAGACTAATCCTGACAGTACGTCTTCAGTTACATCATCAAGATACAAATTCTTGGCAATGAGTGTTTTAGTACTCTCATTATCTAACTCTGAAAGTCGAGCATATTCCTGAGTTTTAACCCTCAGGATGTCTTGGCTAAAGATAGGGTTTTCTTGCAAAGACTTATCGAGATGCAGCAAATCTTTAACGGGCTGTGATGGAGTTTCAGCAATACGCTTCTCTACGCTTTTGACTTCTTCCGCTAAAGCTTGATTACGTTTGAGAATTGGTAAAATGCTTTCCTGAATAACGGTTGAAAGCAGGCTATCTTGAGCCTGTTGATAATCAACGTGCTGCACTGCTGCTTTGACCGCAGTGGTCATCGCTTCACTGGTTGTCGCGATCGCCTTAACAATTTCGTTCTGCAAGTGTTGATTTAACTTACTTACTACAAAACTCGATTGCTCTGACTTCAAGTTCTCCAGGTCGGTCAGGTTGCTATAGAGAAGTTCAGGTTGAATCAAAAAGGTTGGCTGTTGAACTTCTAATGCCTGCAGTCGTCCCAGGATGTTTTCTAGCTCATTGCCAAATTGAGCAGGAATAATATTGGATTGGAGAGAGACTTGTAACGCTTGACGATGTGCCTTTATGCCTTGAGCCAAAAGCGCAGGCAGGTCAGTGGGTAAGTTTTGGCGGAAGAGTCCGTAGAAGGCTTCTGGATATAAATCTACGCTTCTAGCTAACCGGGCTGCTATAACCAGAAAAGCAATGTACTCTGAGTTGATTTTAGTTTCTCTTGCCAGGAAGTTAATGTCTTGAAACTTACCTTCAATAGGGTTATCTTCTTCGTCTTCTCTCAAATCGACTAGAGAAGTTCCTGCTAAAAGTGGTTCGATTGTTCTGATGAATCGCTCGTATTCCGATGGAACAGGAATCACATCAGAACTGATGACTAAATCAATGACAGCATCCGCAGAAGCATCGATCAGAGTGGGAGAATTGGCAAGAGGGCGCTCTAGAGGAACTATGCCACTAGGAGTAGGTTCGATGGCTGTAATCATCAGATCAGCATTTTGCTTTTCTGATTGAATAAACTGAGCGCGAGTATAGGTGATTTCGTAATATCCTACTTGATCTGTTGTTGTTTCTCCTAATGACTCAAACCTCCGGAGGTCTCTGTCAAAGGCTCGTACAATTACGCCTACTACAGGGCTACCATCAGCCAGATAAACTTTCCCTTTAACGACTCGTTGGTCAAAGGCACCTAGTTGGGTCAATGCCTCATTAAGTGCCCTGGCTGTTGCTTCATCGACAAGTCTGCCATCTTCAGCAGGTAGCCCAGCCGTTTGCCATTGAAAAGTAAGAATCAATCCTGCGGTGGCATCACCATAGCGTTGTTCCCTTTCCTCGTTAGCAAGTTCCTCTTCAAGGGATTGCTGTTGCTCTGAAAGTTGAATGATTTGCTTGTCAAGTAGCAACCTTAACCCTTTGTGTAAATTAGCAATTTCTAAGTTCTGCTGACCAAATTGAAGGGGAAATGAGATAGGTTGCATGATTGAGTTTCCTTGAAGGGGCGATTGGATGAAGGACTCAGGCAATTAATCGTTTTATTTAATGTAGAAATTTAGTTAGTGCTCTTAAAAAACTCGACAGACTTCTTGAATAAGAATTTTAAGTTCCAAGAGAAGCTAACTTTTCACACAACTGTCTTTCCATAAGGGAGATATTTTTGTGTGGAAATAGTGAGGTCAGCGATCGCCCGTTCAATCACAATCTTGATGTCATCATCAAAAATGCCGGTAGGAGAAAGCTGATGTTGGGTCTGGAGTTGCAGCAGTGCATCGCGTATACCCACTCCAAAGACTTGCTCATTCATTTCATTTTGAGGAATGGTGAAGTTTAATCTGCTGAGATTGGTTTGTATGTTATGAGTAAGGGTGCCCCGAGCGCTAAAGCTGAGAGGAACAACAGGTTCTCTCAATGTAATTAGTACATCTAACTTGAAGTTGATGCTGTTGAGATTTTTCGCATAAGCATTAATGATGTTTAGCTTCTGATTAATCGCGCTTAGCTTGCGAACACTAGATATAGCAATCCTAAATCACTTGTGAGATAGGTTGTGAGAGGTGGGGCTGTCTACGCTCGCCCCACCTCTCACAACCTATTTAAGATTGCTATATTAAGGTTTGAGGACTGTTGGTTGAGTGTTAAATAGCAACTCTTCAACTTCTTTATATACAGTTGGGTCAAAATCGTCCCCATACCAGTGCTTTTGAACTGCACTAGGCGTATGCTTGAGCATAAATCCCCTTATGGCATCTGCTTTTGCCTCTTCTTCAGCACATTTTCGATTCATTTCTTGGTCATCGCTACACATTCCTATAACACCAGAAGCAATTACACCTACAACACCACCTCCAGCTAATTTGAAAATAATTCCACCAATTACGAAGTCGGCAATCGTACGTTGAATTGCTCCTTTTTTATCCTGTGCTTGGCTAACTGCATAGACTGTTGTACCAATAACAACTAGTGCAAAAACCATCCCTCCAACTGTTACAAACCCACGTTGTCCAGCTTTTGCCCTTCTAAGCCTGACTACTGTTGCTAATTCGTCAGCCATTGCCTTTGTGCCTGCCTTTGCTTCTTCTGATGCAAGCGTCATGTATTTTGTTGCAACCTCTTCTGGATGTCCATATGCACCCCACTTAAATCCCAATTTCCCCAAAACTTCTTTTACATTTCGATGAAAAGCGCCCCCTACTGGA from Nodosilinea sp. FACHB-141 includes the following:
- a CDS encoding neuraminidase-like domain-containing protein codes for the protein MQPISFPLQFGQQNLEIANLHKGLRLLLDKQIIQLSEQQQSLEEELANEEREQRYGDATAGLILTFQWQTAGLPAEDGRLVDEATARALNEALTQLGAFDQRVVKGKVYLADGSPVVGVIVRAFDRDLRRFESLGETTTDQVGYYEITYTRAQFIQSEKQNADLMITAIEPTPSGIVPLERPLANSPTLIDASADAVIDLVISSDVIPVPSEYERFIRTIEPLLAGTSLVDLREDEEDNPIEGKFQDINFLARETKINSEYIAFLVIAARLARSVDLYPEAFYGLFRQNLPTDLPALLAQGIKAHRQALQVSLQSNIIPAQFGNELENILGRLQALEVQQPTFLIQPELLYSNLTDLENLKSEQSSFVVSKLNQHLQNEIVKAIATTSEAMTTAVKAAVQHVDYQQAQDSLLSTVIQESILPILKRNQALAEEVKSVEKRIAETPSQPVKDLLHLDKSLQENPIFSQDILRVKTQEYARLSELDNESTKTLIAKNLYLDDVTEDVLSGLVSEGVLNEQTKNNLQLTIELGRLTNDNLPLVRALKTENLKTTDFTFWRKADWQQLVTSAQVPAPAGETIESYVDKIVFNIEQTFPSQVLINRILDAQLDTQFNRLDSLSSLLNHNDKLIDGGTPAEMDWQSVDPEMRQTLQTELEKLTTFANHYRHLGVTDLINDKASDLDQKKQAIATRVDLLNVFHANNPNLDLRLVNFLDLQATRIDWEGISETEQPLVRKQLMAYQRVLNLTDTVADSQVLLNRGYDSTLAIATDTEENFVHNSGLPLGKARQTYAKSQENSLYISHQVEMIRDIVQGNFKHFAVANLDPAIVNDLQKVDGFENLFGKQNYCDCEACSSVLSPAAYFVDLMSFIEKHVSKPVFVDTKQTTHPLYLKNRRPDLWTLALSCENTDTLIPYLTIVNEVLENYLKRTLSQDVFGQFSQKSENVSFALPFNLPLEELRLYLSHFGITLHQIYKTLKQSDLTIWRSRLNLSQEEVEVITEPDPANVKYRFDNRESLVDFDVQEFIQLAGISRSQLDELLALRFNPDLNKITVEQKYETGDLQQTSEVLKQLTVDRLDYTHRFIRLWKRTSWSITELDLVLSILAPKQANGTIQSSELSQKLVLELAQLVDIQEALNLTVEELCSMVDHLPTSTAASQTVVSRGDRNFFERLFDTQKLFGVTGTEPLTFHHYSLNKRNSGDTVVDPRTPVLLGGLGISETELLLLFQLLKDEMPFDENGDCTLNPSNIFLLYRHARLARALRLSIEDFITVLRLLFEPSQHVVKTLSQIHKLVQVENWLKSCPFKVSELRFILIGEESTAVKFRVDSSAAGKLMQEVQASSAPNKTEALRTALAILFNLTQDQLTKILQWVRIPERISDVSSLLTLVQQIERVLLLLDNLKFKEKTVAYLTQSASALGIADLKNLTLGTVQSLDFYKNLITLSDEAEQQVQTVLDHYMTSTAFSTGDGSDAAILADLWKQDKSLVESLIKSLSLPNVSIKALGHLWECLKLCQILGINGFSLQTLAKNANYNELIAARDVALGSFSSKYDDEKVRREKLEPYQDRINVKKRDVLCNYIIARRVDLKFQDLRNIYAFFLLDVEMSGCFRTSRLVCAISSLQLYIHRCLVNLEQSDPLLNPRVVNIKVDPTRIPAQQWEWRKNYRVWEANRKVFLYPENYIEPDLRDNKTPIFKELEDELLQQKITQESAETAYKKYVSQFAELARLRIAGSYYHDASRTYYFFSRTSQDPPQYYYRKWINNEVWTPWEKIELGINSDRVSAVVHQGKVYLFWVEIKSKEIVSIQEGTSKSEGFEYSAEFLFSYQNEGKKWLPVQRLAINEKDETVKNLFFGQASKKISPNKSCFLTVNNNKLYLLYYEPNFSANSNKVAARARVDLFNNLIKPPDRIVELGVPNDKLLKLFLLGITVELLTYRGTHFYDEASLDHELIADDQSQGTAIARSTEKQLSSNLHLVSHKPGDFVWTVDDQQYLIRYLNLKILSFQIRRDFIRISTSLSSRLGELLFVEGLETFLSINTQKQAENPFEFQSRNPFELMSLVDEPEHINFKGAYGSYYQELFLHIPFTIANHLNANHKFKEAKWWYERIFDPTANESPDDKKPTDRNWRYLEFRNLTIQKMKDILTDKAVVAQYNEDPFNPHAIARLRLSAYQKAIVMKYIDNLLDWGDHLFAQDTMESINEATMLYVLAYDILGKRPAKLGKCKIEDDRTRTYERISTKGIGDSEFLVELDNSSYSDRVAVQIDKAKLARDLVAGANENILVASRSGATTSENLSTATSNASILVTQPLLASYSTVATVTKHLEEDAKKWETAKPIPMNPALELVKQSISVFCVPPNHNLLGYWDRVEDRLFKIRNCMNISGIRRQLALFQPEIEPMFLVRAKAAGLSLEEFSPHSPLPHYRFSYLIEKAKQFTQTVQSFGSALLSALEKKDVEELTLLRSVHERNVLQLTKDIKKQQIREAQYQYQAMVQTKINVQNRVNHYQDLIVKGLIGCEITQQDSKQTGTTYKRKEGINRTLAAIFYLIPQLGSPFAMKFGGKEQGDSTKAWADWFSSMASVADAISTSAGLEATFQRREQEWKQQLLLAQQEMEQVKQQQLAAEVRQLIAEKDLKIHERNMEQVEELHDFYKNKFTSLGLYNYLSTNLNRLYREAYNIAHDMAKMAENAYKFERDDDTIFIAGDNWHFDRAGLLAGERLLLQLQRMEKIYLEQHKRDYEITQSFSLALLSPSALIDLKQTGSCNFEIPEIMFDLFYPGQFKRLIKSVRLTIPCVTGPYTNVSAKLTLQQSWVRASNKLNTNSLDKNGDQLKVGQGTSISASSAQNDAGMFELNFRDERYLPFEGAGAISAWKLELPSTLRQFNYDTISDVIIHVSYTAKDSVTFRIDVEKQIAATLTSYAKDPGLFRLVSLKHEFPTAFHQLLHSSSATQATEFELTEQYFPYFLIDKTLTLASPVKVYLKPQDKKTVTTPELMKINDVDVNFIKDGKKLQEPNVSLLGNPIRKWTVSARANSLNREEIDDILLLLQYSAS
- a CDS encoding peptidoglycan-binding protein, with product MREPVVPLSFSARGTLTHNIQTNLSRLNFTIPQNEMNEQVFGVGIRDALLQLQTQHQLSPTGIFDDDIKIVIERAIADLTISTQKYLPYGKTVV